The Rhizoctonia solani chromosome 13, complete sequence nucleotide sequence ACTCGTAATGCATCCTATCAATGCATATGGTAGCAAGGAACAGAAAGAAAAATATCTTCCGCAACTAGGTAGGCTTTGCAACTCTATTGGGACCTTAATCATGTACTCATACTTGGCCTCCGTAGCTTCGGGTGAACTTGTTGGCTGTTTTGGGCTCACAGAGCCCAACCACGGATCCgatccctcctcaatggaaaCCACTGCCGATCGGGATGCCAGTACTGGCGGGTACCTCCTCAATGGAAGCAAGACATGGATCTCGAATGCTCCTGTAGCGTAAGTTTAATTTATTTTGGCTTGTATTATGACATAACTTAAAGGAAATTCACAGCGGACTTTTCGTTGTATGGGCTCGTTGCCTCTGGGACAAGAAGATTCGTGGGTTTCTAATAGAAAAGGTTTGTTAGATAGATACACCAATCCCTGGTTCTTTCCGAACTTGGCTATATGTGGTCAATCCGACCAGGAGTAGCACGAAATTCTTTGGCGATTAGTCACTACGTCCCAAGGACCTTCTTCCATAACCGACGATCAGGTCTCGTCAGCCCACCGCTCTGCCGACGCCATTTAAATAAACTGTTTTGATGTCCCGCAAACCTTTCCCCGGTGTACATCACTCAGCTTCCCCATTCACCCTTATAAGGCATTTTTCAATTCAGGTGTTGACTTTAGCCGGGACATCGGTGCCTTTGCTTGATCCCCTTCTTACCCAGATCTGACATCTTTCTCCGGTCATTTGTTTATTTGCTTTTTATATACACACTCGAATACTGACTGGGAATTGGTTCGCACACCCCTAGGGTACTCCCGGGCTTAGTGCACCCCCCATCAAGAACAAACTGGCTCTGCGAGCATCGATCACCGGTTCGATATTTATGGATAATGTCAAGGTCTCTCAGGATGGAATTTTGCCGGGGGCTGAAGGGTTAGGTGGTCCCTTTGGATGTTTGAACAATGCTAGGTGGGATTTGGATTTGTTACTTTGGAAAATTTGATACTAAAAAGAGATTGATTATTAGATATGGGATTTCCTGGGGAGTTATGGGCGCATTAGAGGATTGCATTGATCGAGCCCGAGCTTATGCGCTTGAACGACATCAGTTCAAACGCCCACTGGCGAGTTTCCAACTGGTGCAAAAGAAGCTTGTCGACGCTCAGACTGAAGTTACGTTAGGGCTCTTTGCTTCGTTACAGGTAAGTTCTATTCCGATACGTCCATACGGCCCCCGAAACTCACCATTAGTTCAGGTTGGGCGTTTGAAGGACGCTGGTACTTGGTCACCGGAAATGGTCAGCATGGTGAAACGGAACAACTGTGGAAAGGCACTACAACACTCACGGATAGTGTTGGATATTTTGGGCGGCAACGCTTGTGCAGATGAGTATGTAAACAACTGCCATATCAGGGATGTTTCATTGATTGCTTGCAGGTATCATATCGCGCGTCATGTGGCAAACCTGCAGGTCGCAAATACGTACGAAGGCACACATGTGAGCATTGTCCGATCGGCCTGATGCGTCTAATTAATCACGCATGAATTATTTAGGATATTCATGCCCTAATTCTCGGGAAAGCTATGACCGGTCACCAAGCTTTTGTCAATTGATGCGTTTCACATGTCATACTACGGCGCATAAACGCTTGATTTATATTCGGAAATACATCGTGGTTGGATAATTACGACTAGTTCGGAAGTGGTCTGTCGAGGGCGGAGCTGAAACCACAGCGCTTGAGGGAGTCTGTTCTTGACAGCACAGCCACGGTGCCACAGACGCGGCAAGGGAAAACCCATGCGGCGCCACCGGCGCCACGTGGATGGGGATACATCAGTCTGGTCTAAACCCAAAAACCTATATCCGCTTACTATTTGAACCTGTCGACGAGCTAAAGCCTGGAGGAGCGGCTACATGCAAATAATCAGTCGAGGACAGATCGAGGCCAATCAATCAAGCCAACTATTACCTCCCGCGTCCGAACTAGTAATCGACTGGTCTTTTGTCCTTTCCCAACACGTTGCAAACACGCACACGTTTGGTCCATTGTGTCT carries:
- a CDS encoding acyl-CoA dehydrogenase, which produces MPLVRPRTLIGQTITQRAGMASSTKFAKYNWEDPLNLDLLLTEEEQAIRDTARDYCQENLQPRVLEAYRNEDFDPKILSEMGKLGLLGATIKGYGCAGVSSVAYGLIAREVERVDSGYRSAMSVQSSLVMHPINAYGSKEQKEKYLPQLASGELVGCFGLTEPNHGSDPSSMETTADRDASTGGYLLNGSKTWISNAPVAGLFVVWARCLWDKKIRGFLIEKGTPGLSAPPIKNKLALRASITGSIFMDNVKVSQDGILPGAEGLGGPFGCLNNARYGISWGVMGALEDCIDRARAYALERHQFKRPLASFQLVQKKLVDAQTEVTLGLFASLQVGRLKDAGTWSPEMVSMVKRNNCGKALQHSRIVLDILGGNACADEYHIARHVANLQVANTYEGTHDIHALILGKAMTGHQAFVN